From Pseudonocardia autotrophica, one genomic window encodes:
- a CDS encoding glycoside hydrolase family 16 protein: MGGVVTWRRALAGGAAVVMIGVGTVGLGSSEASAQEDLPPITTQQQAIAAVTAGQKQVAAGQAEITAGRDQVAAGQAQVAAGQDKVTAGRAQVSAGQAEITAGQARINAGLDWLAANPPTTGGPPTPEPEPEPPVGEDGTTAAVRHGWGTPIPLGSDEFDYTGPPSPEKWVTAAECWPGHDGNGRRCASRSTVRDGKLIQTGLANGDTGWLGSRLDQRYGRWEMRVRSTDTGTAAHRYHPVFIVWPSSNRWPQDGEYDFLENSIPGAPCAEAFIHYPHAPGQVQQEFAREKNCGAPLSEWHNIAFEWTPQHVKGFIDGKEWFRFSGGARPGRQNIQDMPSGALKIQLDGFHGTGPYRPAQIEVDWVRSYSLNS, encoded by the coding sequence ATGGGCGGCGTCGTGACCTGGCGTCGTGCGCTGGCCGGGGGTGCCGCGGTCGTCATGATCGGTGTCGGCACGGTCGGGCTCGGTAGCTCGGAGGCCTCGGCGCAGGAGGATCTGCCGCCGATCACCACCCAGCAGCAGGCGATCGCCGCCGTCACCGCGGGGCAGAAGCAGGTCGCCGCCGGCCAGGCCGAGATCACCGCCGGCCGGGATCAGGTCGCCGCCGGCCAGGCACAGGTCGCCGCCGGGCAGGACAAGGTCACCGCGGGCCGGGCGCAGGTCAGCGCGGGCCAGGCGGAGATCACCGCCGGGCAGGCCCGGATCAACGCGGGGCTCGACTGGCTGGCCGCCAATCCGCCCACCACCGGTGGCCCGCCCACACCCGAGCCGGAACCGGAACCGCCGGTCGGCGAGGACGGAACCACCGCGGCCGTCCGGCACGGTTGGGGTACGCCGATCCCGCTGGGCAGCGACGAGTTCGACTACACCGGTCCGCCGTCCCCCGAGAAGTGGGTGACCGCGGCGGAGTGCTGGCCCGGCCACGACGGCAACGGCCGCCGCTGCGCGAGCCGCTCCACCGTCCGGGACGGGAAGCTGATCCAGACCGGCCTCGCCAACGGCGACACCGGATGGCTCGGATCCCGCCTCGACCAGCGCTACGGCCGCTGGGAGATGCGGGTGCGGTCGACCGACACCGGCACCGCGGCGCACCGCTACCACCCGGTGTTCATCGTCTGGCCGAGTTCGAACCGCTGGCCCCAGGACGGCGAGTACGACTTCCTGGAGAACAGCATCCCCGGTGCGCCCTGCGCCGAGGCCTTCATCCACTACCCGCACGCACCGGGCCAGGTGCAGCAGGAGTTCGCCCGCGAGAAGAACTGTGGTGCGCCGCTGTCGGAGTGGCACAACATCGCCTTCGAGTGGACACCGCAGCACGTCAAGGGCTTCATCGACGGCAAGGAATGGTTCCGCTTCTCCGGCGGGGCCCGGCCGGGCCGGCAGAACATCCAGGACATGCCGTCCGGGGCGCTGAAGATCCAGCTCGACGGGTTCCACGGCACCGGCCCGTACCGGCCGGCGCAGATCGAGGTCGACTGGGTCCGTAGTTACTCCCTGAACAGCTGA
- a CDS encoding maleylpyruvate isomerase family mycothiol-dependent enzyme yields MDELWALVHAERAALVADLTGLDEDRWELPSSCPGWTVHDVVAHLVDSACTTRAGFVADLVRARFDFDRLNARGVARQRRATGAATLARLAQVATRTSGPPVDRATRLVEEIVHGEDVRRPLGVRRNHPLDAVVPALEYQARTPASFGGGRELTAVARFTATDTELSIGSGAEVTGTALALLLTLSGRATARDELAGPGLEFLISAPPR; encoded by the coding sequence ATGGACGAGCTGTGGGCGCTGGTGCACGCCGAGCGGGCGGCCCTCGTCGCGGACCTCACCGGTCTCGACGAGGACCGCTGGGAGCTGCCGTCGTCGTGTCCGGGCTGGACGGTGCACGACGTCGTCGCGCACCTGGTCGACAGCGCCTGCACGACGCGTGCCGGCTTCGTCGCGGACCTGGTCCGCGCCCGCTTCGACTTCGACCGGCTCAACGCCCGTGGCGTCGCCCGGCAGCGGCGGGCCACCGGTGCCGCGACGCTGGCACGGCTCGCGCAGGTGGCGACCCGCACCAGCGGCCCGCCGGTGGACCGGGCCACCCGGCTGGTCGAGGAGATCGTGCACGGCGAGGACGTCCGGCGGCCGCTCGGCGTCCGGCGGAACCACCCGCTCGACGCGGTCGTCCCGGCGCTGGAGTACCAGGCCAGGACACCGGCATCGTTCGGCGGCGGCCGGGAGCTGACCGCCGTGGCCCGGTTCACCGCGACCGACACGGAGCTGTCGATCGGCTCCGGCGCCGAGGTCACCGGGACCGCGCTCGCGCTGCTTCTCACCCTGTCCGGGCGGGCGACGGCCCGGGACGAGCTCGCCGGCCCCGGGTTGGAGTTCCTGATCTCCGCGCCGCCGCGATAG
- a CDS encoding Rv1476 family membrane protein — translation MLYLQPQNTDAILDDLADNGVAAPGDQSELAAVVESAAAEHDLALSVVVVPQADGQAELIELANAVRSERGGTVLVLSPEYTAAASDTYGNVDQFVDGLPGSDVQATEQFVGELTDPGPPWLGIGIVAVLLVALVAGGGRWWELRRRRRRDAAALAAEGERLRAEVAEMADEVLSIESRTALLEDAGLGTEYSTVAVEYRDVVHEVEQDPRDRRAANTLATRVRALHDRVQALDLATRP, via the coding sequence GTGCTGTACCTCCAGCCGCAGAACACCGACGCGATCCTCGATGATCTCGCCGACAACGGGGTGGCCGCCCCGGGCGACCAGAGCGAGCTCGCCGCTGTCGTCGAGTCGGCCGCCGCGGAACACGATCTCGCGCTGTCGGTGGTGGTCGTCCCGCAGGCCGACGGCCAGGCCGAGCTGATCGAGCTGGCGAACGCCGTCCGGTCCGAGCGCGGCGGCACCGTGCTGGTGCTCAGCCCGGAGTACACCGCGGCGGCCAGCGACACCTACGGCAACGTCGACCAGTTCGTCGACGGGCTCCCCGGCAGCGACGTGCAGGCCACCGAGCAGTTCGTCGGCGAGCTCACCGATCCCGGCCCGCCGTGGCTGGGCATCGGCATCGTCGCGGTGCTGCTGGTCGCACTCGTCGCGGGCGGCGGGCGATGGTGGGAGCTGCGGCGCAGGCGCCGCCGGGACGCCGCGGCGCTCGCCGCGGAGGGTGAGCGGCTGCGCGCCGAGGTCGCCGAGATGGCCGACGAGGTGTTGTCCATCGAGTCGCGGACCGCGCTGCTCGAGGACGCCGGGCTGGGCACCGAGTACAGCACGGTCGCCGTCGAGTACCGGGACGTGGTGCACGAGGTCGAGCAGGACCCGCGCGACCGCCGCGCGGCGAACACGCTCGCCACCAGGGTCCGCGCGCTGCACGACCGGGTCCAGGCGCTGGATCTCGCGACCCGCCCCTGA
- a CDS encoding type 1 glutamine amidotransferase, with amino-acid sequence MARREGGTAVARSALVIGHDHVAGLGLLGPALAAHGYRPEWVTVVPAERYTTPDVDVVFPDPRSRDLVVTLGAPWPRELIRGWAAAEARFLRRAHDAGVPVLAICFGAQLLAETLGGTTRPLGRARIGWHRVRPLAVGLPPGPWFSWNAEQLVPPPGATILADGAVGCEGFRIGRSVGLQFHPEMDPGLLDRWLTLGVPDGLDADRLRSDTAHRHARAAAQVGQLITATGLLPPGPRRSC; translated from the coding sequence GTGGCACGGAGGGAAGGCGGCACGGCGGTGGCCCGCTCGGCACTGGTGATCGGCCACGACCACGTCGCCGGGCTCGGGCTGCTCGGCCCGGCACTCGCCGCGCACGGGTACCGGCCGGAGTGGGTGACGGTCGTCCCGGCCGAGCGCTACACCACGCCGGACGTCGACGTCGTGTTCCCCGATCCGCGGTCCCGGGACCTGGTGGTGACCCTCGGCGCGCCGTGGCCGCGGGAGCTGATCCGCGGCTGGGCGGCGGCCGAGGCCCGCTTCCTGCGGCGTGCCCACGACGCCGGGGTGCCGGTGCTGGCGATCTGCTTCGGCGCCCAGCTGCTCGCCGAGACGCTCGGCGGTACGACCCGTCCGCTGGGCCGGGCCCGGATCGGCTGGCACCGCGTCCGGCCGCTCGCCGTGGGGCTCCCACCCGGACCGTGGTTCAGCTGGAACGCCGAACAGCTCGTGCCACCGCCCGGCGCGACGATCCTGGCCGACGGGGCTGTCGGCTGCGAGGGCTTCCGGATCGGCCGCAGCGTCGGCCTGCAGTTCCATCCGGAGATGGATCCCGGGCTGCTCGACCGGTGGCTCACCCTCGGCGTCCCGGACGGGCTCGACGCCGACCGGCTGCGGAGCGACACCGCGCACCGGCACGCGCGGGCCGCGGCACAGGTGGGTCAGCTGATCACCGCCACCGGCCTGCTGCCGCCCGGGCCCCGCCGATCCTGCTGA
- a CDS encoding polysaccharide deacetylase family protein, translated as MTDTTVPFRYSPIVDRPPLSWPGGARVAVHIGLNIEHFVPGLPSTSIWPGTADLVPDALNHGWRDYGARVGIWRTIDVLDRHGVRPSALLNSLVVERTVLREIVETIEAGTGTRPRGWMGPGLTETARTPELLAELGFDHVLDWTNDDQPYPLTVPGMLSVPYTLELNDLLLFARGVTGPEFVRMVCDQYEQLRADAAGGSGRVLALALHPFVIGQAFRTRYLDEVLGWLTAQPDAWITTTDDIADHYRAVTEPGRVAGPGER; from the coding sequence ATGACCGACACCACCGTCCCCTTCCGCTATTCCCCGATCGTCGACCGGCCGCCGCTGAGCTGGCCCGGCGGTGCCCGGGTCGCCGTACACATCGGGCTCAACATCGAGCACTTCGTACCCGGGCTGCCCTCCACCAGCATCTGGCCGGGCACCGCCGATCTGGTGCCGGACGCGCTCAACCACGGCTGGCGCGACTACGGCGCGCGGGTCGGGATCTGGCGCACGATCGACGTGCTGGACCGGCACGGCGTCCGGCCGAGCGCGCTGCTGAACTCGCTGGTCGTCGAGCGGACGGTGCTCCGCGAGATCGTCGAGACGATCGAGGCCGGCACCGGGACCCGGCCGCGCGGCTGGATGGGGCCGGGCCTGACCGAGACCGCCCGCACCCCCGAGCTGCTCGCCGAGCTCGGATTCGATCACGTGCTGGACTGGACCAACGACGACCAGCCCTATCCGCTGACCGTCCCCGGGATGCTCAGCGTGCCCTACACCCTGGAACTCAACGACCTGCTGCTGTTCGCCCGCGGCGTGACCGGACCGGAGTTCGTGCGGATGGTGTGCGACCAGTACGAGCAGCTGCGGGCCGACGCGGCGGGCGGATCCGGCCGGGTGCTCGCACTGGCGCTGCACCCGTTCGTCATCGGGCAGGCGTTCCGGACCCGCTACCTCGACGAGGTGCTCGGCTGGCTCACCGCGCAGCCCGACGCGTGGATCACCACCACCGACGACATCGCCGACCACTACCGGGCGGTGACCGAACCCGGCCGCGTCGCCGGACCCGGCGAGCGATGA
- a CDS encoding MerR family transcriptional regulator, translated as MRIGELARRTGVSERSLRYYEEQGLLVPARTPGGHRDYPDAAVDRVIRIQELYAAGLGSRRIAGLLPCMRDDDGGPSAVATARLTETLHAERDRIDRSIRDLQVSRDVLDGVIDGASGTAGHRS; from the coding sequence ATGCGGATCGGTGAGCTGGCCCGGCGGACGGGCGTCAGTGAACGGTCGCTGCGCTACTACGAGGAGCAGGGGCTGCTCGTCCCGGCCCGGACCCCGGGCGGGCACCGCGACTATCCCGACGCCGCGGTCGACCGGGTGATCCGGATCCAGGAGCTGTACGCGGCCGGGCTGGGCAGCAGGCGGATCGCCGGGCTGCTGCCCTGCATGCGTGACGACGACGGCGGGCCGAGTGCCGTCGCGACCGCCCGGCTGACCGAGACACTCCACGCCGAGCGCGACCGGATCGACCGGTCGATCCGGGACCTGCAGGTCTCCCGCGACGTGCTGGACGGTGTGATCGACGGGGCGTCCGGGACCGCAGGCCACCGGTCCTGA
- a CDS encoding S9 family peptidase, translating into MTDTRSHPAPLIDLEDFFADPEFAVPTISPDGTRIAYLAPAYGRRNVWVRGIDETHDDAVCVTNDARRGITTYHWTDDPRWLLYLQDTDGNEDWHLHRVDLDAPDEPAVDLTPLAPGSRVAGVDPLPSVPGSVLVTMNERPLNFDTFRIDVATGTTTLLHEQDDPTATLLLDNEGEPVFHTALAADGTLEVSAWDAGTGRKRLLHRMGGAEHPMSIQPQLVTADGKGLLVGSYQDSDDLRLVRIDRETGAESVVAAVPGQSLDFTGMMLPGVLPPPVYTSRRTGEVLAARFVGDRPHIEIVDPRFAEVYAALEKLSDGVLGTLSSDESGQRWVATFGHDREPGVTWFYDHATGESRELFRPHSHLPPAALAPMTPVSFPARDGLPLHAFLTLPVGIEPRGLPLVLHVHGGPWAHDSWGFDSTAQFLANRGHAVLQVNFRGSSGYGRRHITAAIGEFAGAMHDDLIDAVDWAVGQGYADPDRIGIYGGSYGGYAALVATTVTPDRFAAAVDYVGISDLANFMRTLPPFTRAFTVNNWLRYVGDPDDPDAEADMLARSPITMVDRIRTPLLVAQGANDARVVQAESDNIVASLRERGVPVEYLLAEDEGHGFENPENRLRLYRAIERHFAEHLGGRSADRTA; encoded by the coding sequence ATGACCGACACCCGGAGCCACCCGGCTCCCCTGATCGACCTCGAGGACTTCTTCGCCGATCCGGAGTTCGCCGTCCCGACGATCTCTCCGGACGGCACCCGGATCGCCTACCTGGCCCCTGCGTACGGGCGGCGCAACGTCTGGGTGCGCGGAATCGACGAGACCCACGACGACGCCGTCTGCGTCACGAATGACGCCCGGCGCGGGATCACGACCTACCACTGGACCGACGACCCGCGGTGGCTGCTGTACCTGCAGGACACCGACGGCAACGAGGACTGGCACCTGCACCGGGTCGATCTCGACGCACCCGACGAGCCCGCCGTCGACCTCACCCCGCTGGCCCCGGGCTCACGGGTGGCCGGCGTGGATCCGCTGCCGTCGGTGCCGGGCAGCGTGCTGGTCACGATGAACGAGCGGCCGCTGAACTTCGACACGTTCCGGATCGACGTCGCGACCGGCACCACGACCCTGCTGCACGAGCAGGACGACCCGACGGCGACCCTGCTCCTCGACAACGAGGGCGAGCCCGTCTTCCACACCGCGCTCGCCGCCGACGGCACGCTCGAGGTGTCCGCATGGGACGCCGGTACCGGCCGGAAGCGGCTGCTGCACCGGATGGGCGGCGCGGAGCACCCGATGAGCATCCAGCCCCAGCTGGTCACCGCGGACGGGAAGGGCCTGCTCGTCGGCTCCTATCAGGACTCCGACGACCTGCGCCTGGTCCGGATCGACCGGGAGACCGGCGCGGAGAGCGTCGTCGCGGCCGTGCCGGGGCAGAGCCTGGACTTCACCGGCATGATGCTGCCCGGCGTGCTGCCGCCGCCGGTGTACACGAGCCGGCGCACCGGCGAGGTCCTCGCGGCCCGGTTCGTCGGCGACCGGCCCCACATCGAGATCGTCGACCCGCGGTTCGCCGAGGTGTACGCGGCGCTGGAGAAACTGTCCGACGGCGTGCTCGGCACCCTGTCGTCCGACGAGTCGGGGCAGCGCTGGGTCGCGACCTTCGGTCACGACCGCGAACCGGGCGTGACCTGGTTCTACGATCACGCCACCGGCGAGAGCCGGGAGCTGTTCCGGCCGCACTCGCACCTGCCGCCGGCCGCGCTCGCCCCGATGACGCCCGTCTCCTTCCCGGCCCGTGACGGCCTGCCGTTGCACGCCTTCCTCACCCTGCCGGTCGGGATCGAGCCGCGGGGGCTGCCGCTGGTGCTGCACGTGCACGGCGGCCCGTGGGCGCACGACAGCTGGGGCTTCGACTCGACCGCGCAGTTCCTCGCCAACCGGGGTCACGCCGTGCTGCAGGTCAACTTCCGCGGCTCCAGCGGCTACGGACGCCGGCACATCACCGCCGCGATCGGCGAGTTCGCCGGCGCCATGCACGACGACCTGATCGACGCCGTCGACTGGGCCGTCGGGCAGGGCTACGCCGATCCGGACCGGATCGGCATCTACGGCGGCTCCTACGGCGGTTATGCCGCGCTGGTCGCCACCACCGTCACACCCGACCGCTTCGCCGCCGCCGTGGACTACGTCGGGATCTCCGACCTGGCGAACTTCATGCGCACGCTGCCGCCGTTCACCCGCGCGTTCACCGTCAACAACTGGCTGCGCTACGTCGGCGACCCGGACGACCCGGACGCCGAGGCCGACATGCTGGCCCGCTCCCCCATCACGATGGTCGACCGGATCCGCACCCCGCTGCTGGTCGCGCAGGGCGCCAACGACGCCCGCGTCGTGCAGGCGGAGTCGGACAACATCGTCGCGTCGCTGCGGGAGCGCGGCGTACCCGTCGAGTACCTCCTCGCTGAGGACGAGGGCCACGGCTTCGAGAACCCGGAGAACCGGCTGCGGCTCTACCGGGCGATCGAACGGCACTTCGCCGAACACCTCGGGGGTCGCAGCGCCGACCGGACCGCCTGA
- a CDS encoding SRPBCC family protein produces the protein MRVHNVHTRELAAPIEDCAALIDDLASARNRLWPDRSWPAMRFHPGLVAGAHGGHGPLRYVVQELDPGRRVRFRFTRPRGFHDAVHEFLLEPVTPERTRLVHTLSLTPRGTARITWPLLFRPLHDALLEDALDNAENALCATRRPPRSRSLRVRILRAVAARSGGVTTGPQHEPVTGGVIAPAAMHRPVSFTPSYVDRFVLCTDTDTDAGPRQWATAAFEEGISRFDRDLVFTTLLGLRPAADGIPGSIAGWAITSEDDHHVRIETSSSGAVGALLIERRGNTVSLTTALAFSSTVRAAIWRVLSHVHRSQAAPTLRNGSEILRRRAGTPG, from the coding sequence TGAGGGTGCACAACGTCCACACCCGCGAGCTGGCGGCGCCGATCGAGGACTGCGCGGCCCTGATCGACGACCTGGCCAGCGCCCGGAACCGGCTGTGGCCGGATCGGAGCTGGCCGGCCATGCGGTTCCACCCGGGCCTGGTCGCCGGCGCCCACGGTGGGCACGGTCCGCTCCGCTACGTCGTGCAGGAACTCGATCCGGGCCGCCGGGTACGTTTCCGCTTCACCCGGCCACGGGGATTCCACGACGCCGTCCACGAGTTCCTGCTCGAGCCGGTCACGCCCGAGCGGACCCGGCTCGTGCACACGCTGTCGCTGACCCCGCGGGGGACCGCCCGGATCACCTGGCCGCTCCTCTTCCGTCCACTCCACGACGCGCTGCTCGAGGACGCGCTCGACAACGCCGAGAACGCGCTGTGTGCGACCCGACGGCCGCCGCGGAGTCGGTCGCTCCGGGTACGGATCCTGCGGGCCGTCGCCGCTCGGTCGGGTGGCGTGACGACAGGACCGCAGCACGAGCCGGTCACCGGCGGCGTCATCGCACCGGCGGCCATGCACCGGCCGGTGTCGTTCACCCCCAGCTACGTCGATCGCTTCGTGCTCTGCACCGACACCGACACCGACGCCGGCCCGCGGCAATGGGCCACGGCCGCGTTCGAGGAGGGCATCAGCAGGTTCGATCGCGATCTCGTCTTCACCACCCTGCTCGGGCTGCGACCGGCCGCCGACGGTATCCCGGGGAGCATCGCAGGTTGGGCGATCACCTCGGAGGACGATCACCACGTCCGCATCGAGACGAGCAGCAGCGGTGCCGTCGGAGCGCTCCTGATCGAACGCCGCGGGAACACCGTCAGCCTCACCACCGCGCTGGCCTTCAGCTCCACCGTCCGCGCCGCGATCTGGCGGGTCCTGTCGCACGTCCACCGGAGCCAGGCCGCACCCACCCTGCGCAACGGCAGCGAGATCCTCCGCCGACGGGCAGGAACGCCCGGCTGA